CGCTTTGGGGCCATAACCTTCGCCTTGGTAATCTACACCGATCCAAAAATAAAAGAAGGCATCCTCGCCTGCGCAATGCAATGCCACGGAGCCTATAAAACCCCATGTTTTATGGATAATGGCGAAGCAGTATTTTTGTTCGCATATATTCGCCGTGCATTCTTTAACCCACTGTTCTACCGACGGCAACGAATCAAACGCGGGTATGCGCGTCATCACGGCTATGCTGGGGTCTCGGGTTTGGTCATACACCTCTGGCGCGTGGTGGTTTGCTAAAGGCTGTAGCGTAATATCGCCCGCACTAAAACATTCTTTTTTATACCACTGTGGCAAGGGGGGCGATTGCGTTATATCTTGTAATAATTGTTCACATTGCTGCTCTGGGGAGAGAGGGCCGAGGTTGTTGTCTGCAGGTAAGCTGCCATTTTCGGCATTTTGATAAGGCTCGTGCGCGTGTTGAGGTTCGAGTGGTTGTTCACCTTGCAGGCTGGTTAACAGTTGTTGTAACGCTTCTGGAAAATGTTGGTTTTCAGTCTGTTGGTGATCACATGCTGGGTTGCTAAATGGTTGTGTGCCCACCGCGCTAGGGTGTGCGGCTAAACTGTTTTGTGCTTGCTGTTCTTGGTGTTCTTCTTGCTGTACTTCTTGCTGTACTTCTTGGTGTTGTTCTTGGTGTTGTTCTTGAACGCTTAAGCGCTTTGCGAGTACTTGCGCTTTGTGTGCGTAGTTTTTGGCGGTTGCCATTTCGCCTAACTGAAAGCAACACAAGGCCAGATTAAAATAGCAGGGCCCCATTACAGCGTCATCTAATGTCAGGTGCTGATGGTAGTCAAAACACGCCATAAAACATTCTTTTGCTAAGCCCCATATTCCCAACTCGGTGGCCAAGGTGCCTATTTGAATGCACGGTTCTATTTTATCGCCCAGGGGATAGTAGCTTGCCCAGGTGTGTTGAATGGCTTGCTTCCATTGCCAGCGCTCATCCGGCTGTAGGCTGTGAATTTGCGCTAACAGACTTTCATAGAATAAATCCAATATTCGGTAGTCCCAACGGCTTAAGCGCAGTTGTGCCAACATTTGTTCGGCGCCTAAGTATTGGCCCACGGTTTCCATTGCGCGCTTTAGGTTGTAGGCATCGTCGGGATTAAATTGCTCCACATAGCAGTGGAAGGCTTGTTCCGTATGATTAAATTGTATTGCATTTTTATTGTGGTAGAGCAGTGCCGACAGGGCCAAACCTTCATCTTGGCGCTGGCACACAAAGGCCTTGCCACCGTGTTGGCTTGCTAACCAGCTAAGGGCATGATAATTAACCGGCAAAGAAAAACTGCCGTGGCTGGCAAAGCCGGGTTCCGATTGTTGCCGCAATTGCTTTAACGTACTTAAACCTCTGTCTGCCGATAAAACAAGTAACGGTAACTGCGAATAACCTTGCAGGTGTTCTATGCAGCGCATTGCTCCGGTGGGAATTAATACCGGGTTGCTGTCCAGGTAGCGTAGGTAGTGTTCTATTAATTCCTCATCATAATATTGAACAGGCTGGTCGAGGGGGCGCCAATCGTATACCGGCTCATTGACTAAGGGGTTACTTGTCGGTGTATTTTCCTGATGTTCTTTGATGGCCATATAGCCATCAAAAACTTTGCCGTAGTGTACACACACTAGGTCTTGGGTTAAGCCATCAAACACATAATTAGCGATCACCGCTAGAGGGTTGTTCAAACTAGCCTTAGAGACACGGGTTTGACTGAGTTGTAATAGAAAGCTGGTATCGGTTCCGGCATCGAGTAATGCAAAGTCTACGTGGCCTTTGCTAATGTAGGTTTTTAGTTTGGGGTGTTGCTTGGCAAAATCTAAATTGCTTTGAACGAAATCGCTGATTATTAACACGGGCTTGCACTGTTTAAGCGGGGATTTTTCTATACGCTTGATTAATTGCGTTACGATTGCGTGTGAGAATACACCGCTGCCGGCGCCGAGCTCTAAAATATACAAGGGCTCGTTACCTTTTAACGTGCCGTTTGCATAGTTGTCTTGCCAAAAGGCCATTAGCATTTCTACATAGGCATTGGCCATTATGGGGTTGCTGGTGACGTAGTGGGGCACAATGCCCTGGCGCCAAGCGTTGGCTCCCATGCATTCAAAAAAATCACGCTGCTTTTGCCAAATGGGCGATTCTGAGAAACGGTGGAAGGTAGGGCCTGTAGGCGTTTCTGGCTTTACATGCTGAGGGCTTAGCGCTGCCAGCGGCGGCTTTTTTTGGCCCGCCGCTAGTTGTGTGGAAGCGGGTAGAACGGGTAGTAGCGGGGCGGTGGTTGTGGTGCCTTGTTCGCTAAGCGCTGCGCTCATGTTGCTTCCCCTGTGCCTTTGCTGTTTCGGTTACGTTTTTTACCCTGGTTGCACCTTTTGGCATTACTGCCGGGTGGGTAAGTGCTATGACGAAACTTTAACGTTGCGCGCTAGAGGAAAATATTACGCGTTATTACCGGCTGCGTTTGGCGGCCATCGATAACCCTGTAAACCGCGGTTAACTCACGAAGTTCTGAGCAGTGGCTTAGGTTTTTTTAGGCTTAACGGCTGTATTTAGCGTTATGCATTTACTGAGGTTTGCGCCCCTTGTAATTGTTGAAAGCCACCCTTTATTGTGAGCTGCCGGTGGGCAATGCGCAGCTCGCCGGGGCGGCGCTCTATAATTTGTTGCAGCGGTGATTGCGGCATTACTGCTGCTACCTGTTTGCGAAAGCGGTGAATTTGAATATTTATGTGTTGCTCTATCATGCCCATCATGTGGCAAAGTACGTCTTTATTCACCCAGCCCTGGTCGTGATCGGGCAGGCCTTTGCGGGTATCTTCCAGGCGTTGTTTGGCCAGTAATAACAGTAAGTAATGGTGGTTGCGCTCGCCCAGGTCAACGGTGGTGTTGTTCATATCAATTTTTAGCGATACGTGCTCTTCGTTACTGCTGGCACTAAAGTGAAAAATAACATCATCCGCGCTGCGCGCAGCCTCGAAGGTTTGTGTGGCGGTGGCGGCGCGGGTATCTAAAAAGGCCCAAAACTGGCCGTTGGCGCCCACGCGGTCGCCATCGGCCAGTGGCATTGGGCTTTGGCCGTCGTCGCATTGCCATTGGCCGCGTTCATCCAGGTAAATCATAAGTTCGGTATTGCCGGTGTTAATTATTTCGATATCAAACAATTCTATAACCGGCAGGCCGTTAACCAAGGGGGCAAGGCACGTAATGGGTGGTGCCAGGTCGGCCACTTCCCACGTGTCGGCCGAGAGGTCGCCAAATTGAATGTGATCCTGTAAATGCAGGGTATGAAAGCATCCGGTTTTTATGGGCAGGCGGTTTACAAAGGTTCCATTTTTGCTGATGTCTTTTATTTTCCAGTGTGCGCCATCCCACGCAATGATGGCATGATTGCGCGAGGCTGCCGGGGCGTTTAGCGCTGTAATATTGGTGCAGGTATCGCGGCCCAGAGTGTGGTTGTTGTGTAGGTAGAGTATTTGGTGTTGGGTGCTGTGAATGAGTTGTGCCATGGTGGGGCCCGCTATGATTTTAAAATGGCGATTTCTTGGGTGTGTTTTGACATTAACCAAAAAACACCTGAGGGTTGGTTTCCAGTACGGCTTTTAATTCGGTTTGGTTAAAAAGGTGCTTGCAGGTTGCCGCTGGGGAGGCTGGGCTATCGTGATCCGGGTGAGGAAAATCTGTACCAAACAGCAGGCGCTCTGCGCCAATGGTATTCACCACTTCACGTAGCCCGGGTTCGTCGGGTTCAAAGCCTATCCAGCACTGGCGTTTAAAATAGTCGGAAGGCAGCATGCTGAGTACGCCTTTTAATTCGCCAGGTAAGTTTTTGTAACACAGGTTATCTAGCCGCCACAGCCAAGAGGGTAGCCAGCCTGCGCCGGCTTCCAAAAATGCGACTTTTAAGGTGGGGTGGCGCTCTAATACACCGCCTTCGAGCAGTGCTAAAAAGGCCATTTGTGCTTCCATAAGGTGCGAGCATGCATGTAAAGCAAAGCGCGTGTTAAAGCGGCCAATGCCGACAGTGCTGCCTTGTAAATGCGTGCCACCATGAAAGGCAATGGCTATGCCTTGCTGGGCACAGGCCGCCCAAAAGGGCTCGTAATCCTTGTGACCTAATGTGCGCCCGGCGATGGGTTCGGGTCGCAACGTGATGCTGCGCCAGCCGAAATCGATAACCTGCTGGAGTTGGCTGAGCATTTGTTCGGGAGCGTGGCGGCTAATCACGCCGACCGCGCGCAGGCGCTGTGGGTTGGCACGGCAATAATCGTAAAGCCAAGTATTGTAGGCTTTGGCGATGGTTACCGATTCTGCCGAGGATAAAAACTGGTTGTTAATTACTAGGCCACCATAGGTGGGGAACAAATGCGCGGTACCGATTTCGCCCTCGTCCATTGAGGCTAATTGGCCTGAAGGTGTGGTGGCCTGTTGCACAGCGGCCAGTTTGCTGGACCAAGCCTGCGTGCTGGTGAGGCGTTGCGGTTCCCCCCAGTTATTCAGTAACGGTTGGCCTTTTAGTTTTTGCTCGGTGGGGAGCAGGGTGGCGCCGGCGTTACCGAGCCGTTGTATGCGACCGAGCATGGCATGGGGTGTATCGTCTACAGTTTCGAATTGGCAGCTTTGGTAGAGCGCGGGCGGCAAAATTTCGCGCCATAGCTGTTCGGTTTCAATAATATGGCGATCGGCGTCTATTGCACTAAAGCCGCAAGCCTGTGTGTTTGCATTGTCGACTGGCTTGTTGCATTGGGTGGGTCTATTGGGGGTAGATACTGTCATGAGTGGATGCCGTCAGGTTAAATAAAAATTGGGTAGGGGTTTAGTTCGGTTTGCGCATTGGCGCTGCCTGGGCTGCTATATAATCGCCCCGGCGCAAAGCGCGGCCAAAAGTGGCGCAGTGACGGTATAAATAATTTGATGACCTTTAGGCCAACATCGGGCCGGGATTGATTTAAGGCCAGTACATTGAGTTGTTGCTGGGCAGCCAGCGACAAGCAGTGATCTATAGCGTGATTAAGGCTGCTGTTGGGCAGGGCGCCATAGCATTCACGTTGCCGGTGACTCTCTTCATTACCGGTTAAATAGGGCTGCTCATCCAGCGTGATATGTTGCCACCACGCGAGCGCTTGCTCTCCTAAGCTTGCGCCTATGGCATGGGGTGCGCATTCAAGTGTTGGCAGTATTTGATGCAGCTCTGTTACGGCACGGCTAATGGCAATGTTAGGGTCTAGATGGCAGCCGAAGGCGTAGCAAATACGGCCGCCGGTTGCCGCATCTGCACACAGTGCCGCAAAAACAGGGATGCCTAAATCGCTGGTTATATCCAATACCCAAAACGTTTTGCCAAGGCGGGCGTAGGTGTTTTGCAATTCTGTTAAATATGGGTCTGCAAAGCTGTGAATATCCACTTGCGCAACCCGTTTGCGGTTGTACCACCACAAGGCGGCAGCGTCGCGTTCTACCAATTCAAAAAACGCCTGCACAAAGGCTTCTTCTATGGTGGCGCCTGCCGCACAGCCGTTAGAGTCTGCTCGGGCAAAATGGCTTGAGTGTGGGTCGGAGTAACCGTAATAGCAATACGCCGTAGGAAGGTGGTGCCAACGCCCCTGAGTTATGGACCATACGGGGCTCCAGGCGACAGTGCTGGTGGTATCGAAACGTTCAGGCACCCAGGTAAAGCGAGCATTCGTTTGGTTATGCGTTGTGCGATTACGGTATTGCTCTTCGCTGAATAACATACAGTCATTAGGGTGAATGGCATTTTCAATTTTTTCAAAACTGCCGTGAACAATGGCTTCATCACCCTGAAGAACACCCGAGTAACGCTCAATCGATTCGGCCATGGCGCTGACTTTTGCATGTAAGGGCGTACGCCCTTTACCGCTGGCACGACGGCGAATCCGTTCCTGAAAATAGCTGGTATTTGCCCCAATAAGAGCAAAATTGTGCTCGGCGGCATAGGTTGTCATGTGTTCTTGGGTGTCGCCGGGGACGGTAATTTTTTCGAGTGAGCTGATCACACCGGTAATGGGGCTAACGTGCTTATCGAGTTGCCGCTTTACATCTGCCGCTGTGCAGCTGCGATATTCCAACAACGGGCTATTGGCGCCATGTTGTAATTGAATGGGCGTTTGTTGTTGCCTGATTACAGACTTTGCATCACCACAGCTGGGGCATTGTGGCCGGCGGATTAACGTATGAAACTGTTGGCGATAGTTTTCGGTATCAATACTAATTAGGCCTTGCGACAACAGACAAGAAGCGGGTTTGGTCACAGATTTAACGAGCTCGGCCGCGGCAATACCGTAAGCAATGGGGGCAAGACAGGTTAAGCTTGTGGCCGGGGGCGTTGTTATGGTTTGCTTTGCATCGGCGGCGATCAAGTATTGGCTTAACTGTTGCCGAAATTTGAGCCTGTGCTGTAAACATTGCCAACACGCATTTTCGCCGGGTAAAAAAAGAGGGCCAACCCATAATTGCCGGCCGATCGGTTTTATCAGTAGCCAGGGTGTTTGCTGTTGTTGATTTTTATAGTGAAGTTGTTGCAAGGCCTGCTGGCTGTAATTATCAGTGATAACAACTTGAAGCGATGGTGCATGTTGTTCAGCTTCAACTATGTGAAAGCCGCATTGTTGAAGCTGCTGCCTCAGCGGCGCGAGTGCAAGCCCGGATAGGTTGTTTAGCGCAATTGAGGTATTTGCAATGCGCGACAGTGATTGACCTGTGTCTAGGCCTTGCGCATCGAAATAATGCTGATCGTTTTCTTCTATACAGCGAGGTAAATTGGCCGGTGGGGCATAGTGCGGAGCATGGGTTAAAAAGCCGCTTTGTTTTAAGTGCTGCAAGGCAAAGGCTATCTCGGGGTGAGTGAGGCCGCTTGGCACATTGTGAAAAAAATCGTCATCGGTGCCGCCTTTTTTTAGTAGCGGCAGTAAGTAGC
The Teredinibacter franksiae DNA segment above includes these coding regions:
- a CDS encoding FHA domain-containing protein, with translation MAQLIHSTQHQILYLHNNHTLGRDTCTNITALNAPAASRNHAIIAWDGAHWKIKDISKNGTFVNRLPIKTGCFHTLHLQDHIQFGDLSADTWEVADLAPPITCLAPLVNGLPVIELFDIEIINTGNTELMIYLDERGQWQCDDGQSPMPLADGDRVGANGQFWAFLDTRAATATQTFEAARSADDVIFHFSASSNEEHVSLKIDMNNTTVDLGERNHHYLLLLLAKQRLEDTRKGLPDHDQGWVNKDVLCHMMGMIEQHINIQIHRFRKQVAAVMPQSPLQQIIERRPGELRIAHRQLTIKGGFQQLQGAQTSVNA
- a CDS encoding TOMM precursor leader peptide-binding protein, which encodes MSAQATNYLRLKSHWVYHIAKPTEVFFQNEAESFRLQGRAFSYLLPLLKKGGTDDDFFHNVPSGLTHPEIAFALQHLKQSGFLTHAPHYAPPANLPRCIEENDQHYFDAQGLDTGQSLSRIANTSIALNNLSGLALAPLRQQLQQCGFHIVEAEQHAPSLQVVITDNYSQQALQQLHYKNQQQQTPWLLIKPIGRQLWVGPLFLPGENACWQCLQHRLKFRQQLSQYLIAADAKQTITTPPATSLTCLAPIAYGIAAAELVKSVTKPASCLLSQGLISIDTENYRQQFHTLIRRPQCPSCGDAKSVIRQQQTPIQLQHGANSPLLEYRSCTAADVKRQLDKHVSPITGVISSLEKITVPGDTQEHMTTYAAEHNFALIGANTSYFQERIRRRASGKGRTPLHAKVSAMAESIERYSGVLQGDEAIVHGSFEKIENAIHPNDCMLFSEEQYRNRTTHNQTNARFTWVPERFDTTSTVAWSPVWSITQGRWHHLPTAYCYYGYSDPHSSHFARADSNGCAAGATIEEAFVQAFFELVERDAAALWWYNRKRVAQVDIHSFADPYLTELQNTYARLGKTFWVLDITSDLGIPVFAALCADAATGGRICYAFGCHLDPNIAISRAVTELHQILPTLECAPHAIGASLGEQALAWWQHITLDEQPYLTGNEESHRQRECYGALPNSSLNHAIDHCLSLAAQQQLNVLALNQSRPDVGLKVIKLFIPSLRHFWPRFAPGRLYSSPGSANAQTELNPYPIFI
- a CDS encoding amidohydrolase family protein; the encoded protein is MTVSTPNRPTQCNKPVDNANTQACGFSAIDADRHIIETEQLWREILPPALYQSCQFETVDDTPHAMLGRIQRLGNAGATLLPTEQKLKGQPLLNNWGEPQRLTSTQAWSSKLAAVQQATTPSGQLASMDEGEIGTAHLFPTYGGLVINNQFLSSAESVTIAKAYNTWLYDYCRANPQRLRAVGVISRHAPEQMLSQLQQVIDFGWRSITLRPEPIAGRTLGHKDYEPFWAACAQQGIAIAFHGGTHLQGSTVGIGRFNTRFALHACSHLMEAQMAFLALLEGGVLERHPTLKVAFLEAGAGWLPSWLWRLDNLCYKNLPGELKGVLSMLPSDYFKRQCWIGFEPDEPGLREVVNTIGAERLLFGTDFPHPDHDSPASPAATCKHLFNQTELKAVLETNPQVFFG
- a CDS encoding GNAT family N-acetyltransferase, which produces MSAALSEQGTTTTAPLLPVLPASTQLAAGQKKPPLAALSPQHVKPETPTGPTFHRFSESPIWQKQRDFFECMGANAWRQGIVPHYVTSNPIMANAYVEMLMAFWQDNYANGTLKGNEPLYILELGAGSGVFSHAIVTQLIKRIEKSPLKQCKPVLIISDFVQSNLDFAKQHPKLKTYISKGHVDFALLDAGTDTSFLLQLSQTRVSKASLNNPLAVIANYVFDGLTQDLVCVHYGKVFDGYMAIKEHQENTPTSNPLVNEPVYDWRPLDQPVQYYDEELIEHYLRYLDSNPVLIPTGAMRCIEHLQGYSQLPLLVLSADRGLSTLKQLRQQSEPGFASHGSFSLPVNYHALSWLASQHGGKAFVCQRQDEGLALSALLYHNKNAIQFNHTEQAFHCYVEQFNPDDAYNLKRAMETVGQYLGAEQMLAQLRLSRWDYRILDLFYESLLAQIHSLQPDERWQWKQAIQHTWASYYPLGDKIEPCIQIGTLATELGIWGLAKECFMACFDYHQHLTLDDAVMGPCYFNLALCCFQLGEMATAKNYAHKAQVLAKRLSVQEQHQEQHQEVQQEVQQEEHQEQQAQNSLAAHPSAVGTQPFSNPACDHQQTENQHFPEALQQLLTSLQGEQPLEPQHAHEPYQNAENGSLPADNNLGPLSPEQQCEQLLQDITQSPPLPQWYKKECFSAGDITLQPLANHHAPEVYDQTRDPSIAVMTRIPAFDSLPSVEQWVKECTANICEQKYCFAIIHKTWGFIGSVALHCAGEDAFFYFWIGVDYQGEGYGPKA